One stretch of Daphnia pulicaria isolate SC F1-1A chromosome 6, SC_F0-13Bv2, whole genome shotgun sequence DNA includes these proteins:
- the LOC124342430 gene encoding acyl-CoA:lysophosphatidylglycerol acyltransferase 1-like, which translates to MDVSKLPMYIWGSIRFFLIIVNNLYCIPTHCLWLLTLSPLKWFLPKVYLTLEGFGFQWLLSMVSAWSYTAGYSVIEMGDDIHRVVNDKALVLINHQSTSDVPLIMAAFDGRTRNIMWIMDRMFMKTNFGVVSWFHKDFFISSGKARRDQSLTELTTHLSEVYMPLNRTWILLFPEGGFLRKRREISRKFALQNSLPILHHTTIPRVGAVQNVVATIGPQRARNVTNGNLSPDWADSSLKWIIDLTIAYPNGNPLDILTIFMASAPPCSTIFHYRCYPIAEVPTDNELLKQWVYDRYIEKETLLSTYYETGKFPDHRRPGEFCHPRPVLHDGFRTVILHALYITSTLFHWNLLTLLSSSIF; encoded by the exons ATGGATGTCTCAAA GCTACCAATGTACATCTGGGGTTCTATACGGTTCTTCTTGATCATTGTCAACAACTTGTATTGCATACCCACACACTGCTTGTGGTTGCTAACCCTCTCGCCTTTAAAATGGTTTTTGCCTAAAGTTTACTTAACTTTGGAAGGCTTTGGTTTCCAATGGCTACTTTCCATGGTGTCTGCATGGAGTTATACAGCTGGTTATAGTG ttattgAAATGGGTGATGACATTCACAGAGTAGTCAATGATAAAGCTCTAGTGTTAATCAATCATCAATCAACCTCTGATGTGCCATTGATAATGGCGGCCTTCGACGGTCGTACCCGTAACATTATGTGGATTATGGACAGAATGTTCATGAAAACCAATTTTGGAGTGGTTTCGTGGTTCCACAAGGATTTCTTCATTAGCTCG GGGAAAGCGCGCCGAGATCAGTCCTTGACGGAACTGACGACACACCTGTCTGAAGTCTACATGCCTTTGAATCGAACTTGGATCCTGTTGTTTCCCGAGGGCGGTTTCTTGCGGAAACGGCGTGAAATCAGCCGTAAATTCGCCCTACAAAACTCTCTACCCATATTGCATCACACGACCATACCTCGCGTCGGGGCCGTTCAGAACGTCGTCGCTACAATCGGCCCTCAAAGGGCCAGGAATGTGACCAACGGCAATCTCTCGC CTGACTGGGCCGACAGCAGTCTGAAATGGATCATCGACTTGACGATCGCCTATCCCAACGGTAACCCCTTGGATATTCTGACCATCTTTATGGCGTCCGCCCCTCCGTGCAGCACCATATTCCACTACCGGTGCTATCCCATTGCCGAG GTGCCCACGGACAACGAGTTGCTGAAGCAGTGGGTCTACGATCGATACATCGAGAAGGAAACGCTGCTGTCCACGTATTACGAGACTGGCAAATTCCCGGATCACCGCCGACCCGGCGAGTTTTGCCACCCGCGCCCAGTACTTCACGACGGATTCCGTACCGTCATTCTTCACGCCCTCTACATCACGTCCACTCTGTTCCATTGGAACCTGCTGACATTGCTCTCCTCTTCGATTTTCTGA